A portion of the Halopelagius inordinatus genome contains these proteins:
- the lysA gene encoding diaminopimelate decarboxylase — translation MTDRTPTADSDADPAVRRLDDWDAAELRSLADEYDTPAYVIDLDRIRQNYRRIAAAFDAAFDDPTVMFAVKAHSGRAVMEALLDEGAPMECAAAGEVFRALRAGADPDEIQYTGVNPPDDDLDYVVGVWEDAPEMTLNVGAEDSVERLAERGFDGRLCLRVNPGIAAGHHEKVKTGAHPKFGIPYDAVPDVVERVRAEYEMDVVGLHAHAGSGMLDEDMDAHAEYVGKMGDLAREVGDLDFLDIGGGFGVPYRDDEDPLDIDAVAERTREALGELDATLKLEPGRYLLADAGCLLATVNTIKDTPETTVVGIDASMTTLIRPAMYGAYHGIRNLTNPDAPVEPLTVGGPVCESSDTFCRDRPLPRPERGDTVAIGHTGAYGYAMASQFHSQPRPVEIALEGGEARVARRRETFDDLVRLEE, via the coding sequence ATGACTGACCGAACTCCGACAGCCGACTCCGACGCCGACCCCGCGGTTCGTCGCCTCGACGACTGGGACGCGGCCGAACTCCGAAGCCTCGCGGACGAGTACGACACGCCCGCCTACGTGATAGACCTCGACCGAATCCGGCAGAACTACCGCCGCATCGCCGCCGCGTTCGACGCCGCGTTCGACGACCCGACGGTGATGTTCGCGGTGAAGGCCCACTCCGGGCGCGCGGTCATGGAGGCGCTCTTAGACGAGGGCGCGCCGATGGAGTGCGCCGCCGCGGGCGAGGTGTTCCGCGCGCTTCGGGCCGGTGCCGACCCAGACGAGATACAGTACACCGGCGTGAACCCTCCGGACGACGACTTGGACTACGTCGTCGGCGTCTGGGAGGACGCGCCGGAGATGACGCTCAACGTCGGTGCCGAAGACAGCGTCGAACGACTCGCCGAACGCGGCTTCGACGGCCGACTCTGTCTCCGCGTCAACCCCGGCATCGCCGCGGGCCACCACGAGAAGGTAAAGACCGGCGCACATCCGAAGTTCGGAATCCCGTACGACGCCGTCCCCGACGTGGTCGAACGCGTCCGCGCGGAGTACGAGATGGACGTCGTCGGCCTCCACGCCCACGCCGGAAGCGGAATGCTCGACGAGGACATGGACGCTCACGCCGAGTACGTCGGCAAGATGGGTGACCTCGCCCGCGAGGTGGGTGACCTCGACTTCCTCGACATCGGCGGCGGGTTCGGCGTCCCCTACCGCGACGACGAGGACCCACTCGACATCGACGCGGTGGCGGAGCGAACCCGCGAGGCGTTGGGCGAACTGGACGCGACGCTGAAACTCGAACCCGGCCGCTATCTCTTGGCGGACGCCGGATGTCTGCTCGCGACGGTCAACACCATCAAGGACACCCCGGAGACGACGGTGGTCGGCATCGACGCCAGCATGACGACGCTGATTCGTCCGGCGATGTACGGCGCGTACCACGGCATCCGCAACCTCACGAACCCCGACGCGCCGGTCGAACCGCTCACCGTCGGCGGTCCGGTCTGCGAGAGTTCGGACACGTTCTGCCGCGACAGACCGCTTCCGCGCCCCGAACGCGGCGACACCGTCGCCATCGGTCACACCGGCGCGTACGGCTACGCGATGGCGAGCCAGTTCCACTCTCAGCCTCGTCCGGTCGAAATCGCGCTCGAAGGCGGCGAGGCGCGCGTCGCCCGTCGGCGCGAGACGTTCGACGACCTGGTGCGCTTAGAGGAGTAA
- a CDS encoding M20 family metallopeptidase, protein MNSTSGADASAFDPVDFLERAVPVASNDGVGEMRDLLVETLEDAGLDPDVDEAGNTVASKGADDPETHLVLNTHIDTVSPHVPFRRDGEVVRGRGSCDAKGPLSALLAAFLAVEPKADARLTLAVTPDEEVLSTGAYALDVDGDAYVVGEPTNLDVCTAAKGRFQGTLTLSGVASHAAEPDSGVNAVFALEAALAAIRSFDDGREAHPSLGAATLTPTTVTGGESTNQVPAECRLVLDRRSVPPETATAFRDGLESAVRDAVPDDVGVSFDLTDRPTPFLEAFATDEDHELVSALAAASRRAGGSGDVRPFTAATEASYFSPAPVVVFGPGVLADEEGAVAHADREYVRVEDVRRAATAVTEAVDELVGR, encoded by the coding sequence ATGAACTCCACCTCGGGCGCCGACGCGTCGGCGTTCGACCCCGTCGATTTCCTCGAACGGGCGGTCCCCGTCGCATCGAACGACGGCGTCGGCGAGATGCGCGACCTGTTGGTCGAAACGCTCGAAGACGCGGGCCTCGACCCCGACGTGGACGAGGCGGGCAACACCGTCGCCTCGAAGGGGGCAGACGACCCGGAGACCCACCTCGTGTTGAACACGCACATCGACACCGTCTCGCCGCACGTCCCGTTCCGGCGGGACGGGGAAGTCGTCCGCGGACGGGGCTCTTGCGACGCCAAGGGCCCGCTTTCGGCGCTTTTAGCGGCCTTTCTCGCCGTCGAACCAAAGGCGGACGCCCGACTCACTCTCGCGGTGACTCCCGACGAGGAAGTGCTCTCGACGGGCGCGTACGCACTCGACGTGGACGGCGACGCGTACGTCGTCGGCGAACCCACGAATCTCGACGTCTGCACCGCCGCGAAAGGGCGGTTTCAGGGGACGCTCACCCTCTCGGGCGTCGCCTCCCACGCCGCCGAACCCGACTCCGGCGTCAACGCCGTGTTCGCACTCGAAGCGGCGTTGGCCGCGATTCGCTCGTTCGATGACGGCCGAGAGGCGCACCCCTCTCTCGGGGCGGCGACGCTGACGCCGACGACGGTGACGGGCGGCGAGTCGACGAACCAGGTGCCCGCCGAATGCCGACTCGTCTTGGACCGACGAAGCGTCCCGCCGGAGACGGCGACTGCGTTCCGCGACGGACTCGAATCCGCCGTCCGAGACGCCGTCCCCGACGACGTGGGCGTCTCGTTCGACCTGACCGACCGGCCGACGCCGTTCTTGGAGGCGTTCGCCACCGACGAAGACCACGAACTCGTCTCCGCTCTCGCGGCGGCGTCCCGGCGCGCGGGCGGGTCGGGCGACGTGCGCCCCTTCACCGCGGCCACGGAGGCGTCGTACTTCTCGCCCGCGCCGGTGGTCGTCTTCGGTCCCGGCGTCCTCGCCGACGAGGAGGGGGCCGTCGCCCACGCCGACCGCGAGTACGTCCGCGTCGAAGACGTTCGACGGGCGGCGACGGCGGTGACGGAGGCCGTGGACGAACTCGTCGGTCGGTAG
- a CDS encoding helix-turn-helix transcriptional regulator produces the protein MSAGEAEADLSEDELAGLELIRESGGIHQSDFWKELDISSRKGSRVAERLASLGLIKREDTVYNGHNTYYLEPAAKDLQFSLLMAGDMLSPFIGEEEVNANSNAFSQWLMNLAYEEY, from the coding sequence ATGAGCGCAGGCGAGGCCGAAGCAGACCTCTCGGAGGACGAACTCGCGGGCTTGGAACTCATCCGCGAGAGCGGAGGCATCCACCAGAGCGACTTCTGGAAGGAACTCGACATCTCCTCTCGAAAGGGGAGTCGCGTCGCCGAGCGTCTCGCGTCGCTCGGCCTCATCAAACGCGAAGACACGGTGTACAACGGACACAACACCTACTACCTCGAACCCGCCGCGAAGGACCTGCAGTTCTCGCTTCTCATGGCCGGCGACATGCTCTCTCCGTTCATCGGCGAAGAGGAGGTCAACGCGAACAGCAACGCCTTCTCGCAGTGGTTGATGAACCTCGCGTACGAAGAGTACTGA
- a CDS encoding inositol monophosphatase family protein, with protein MSDNQRDSERDGTVSKARRRFLKLAGVTGAVVGSTGTVSADQVLGKLDGDGAAQVEIEDLEGQLPIDDEYLRISVLATAKAAQLQQNYFGEIGEAEEKDPQNLLTNVDTTAEELIIETIREELGDDFEADNHAIYGEETGGNLEGDFDYLWIVDPLDGTTNFVKGIPHFAVNLAVATLEDGELDELHSGVTYYSLRDEVWVAVRDEGAYKFDSDGYDLVAEDSEPTELSVTETETIGDSFNSVGIYLKETADDFDYLGLFRYLVGYSQGTRQLGAAAPDTAFVADGTFDTASMKDLKPVDVAPGVLLVREAGGRVTDFEGSENLGDVLEGSIVATNGELHDDFFDLLNRSGKDWLTRPIDTLGPDSE; from the coding sequence ATGTCAGACAACCAGAGAGATTCCGAGAGAGACGGCACCGTGAGCAAAGCCCGGCGCCGGTTCTTGAAGCTGGCCGGAGTGACGGGTGCGGTCGTCGGTTCGACAGGGACGGTCAGCGCAGATCAGGTACTCGGGAAACTCGACGGCGACGGCGCGGCGCAGGTCGAAATCGAGGACCTCGAAGGCCAACTGCCGATAGACGACGAGTATCTCCGGATATCCGTGTTAGCGACCGCGAAAGCGGCGCAACTCCAGCAGAACTACTTCGGAGAGATAGGCGAAGCCGAGGAGAAAGACCCCCAGAACCTCCTCACGAACGTGGACACGACGGCGGAAGAACTGATAATCGAGACGATTCGAGAGGAACTCGGTGACGACTTCGAGGCGGACAACCACGCGATATACGGCGAGGAGACGGGCGGGAACCTGGAGGGTGATTTCGATTACCTCTGGATCGTCGACCCCCTCGACGGCACGACGAACTTCGTGAAGGGCATCCCCCACTTCGCCGTCAACCTCGCCGTGGCGACCCTCGAAGACGGCGAACTCGACGAACTGCACTCGGGCGTGACGTACTACTCCCTGCGAGACGAGGTGTGGGTGGCCGTCCGAGACGAGGGGGCGTACAAGTTCGACAGCGACGGCTACGACCTCGTGGCCGAAGATTCGGAGCCGACCGAACTATCGGTCACGGAGACGGAGACCATCGGCGACTCGTTCAACAGCGTCGGAATCTACCTCAAGGAGACGGCGGACGACTTCGACTACCTCGGACTCTTCCGGTATCTCGTCGGATACTCCCAGGGGACGCGACAACTCGGCGCGGCCGCGCCGGACACCGCCTTCGTCGCCGACGGCACGTTCGACACGGCGTCGATGAAGGACCTGAAACCGGTGGACGTCGCACCCGGGGTGTTGCTCGTCCGCGAGGCGGGCGGGAGAGTGACCGACTTCGAGGGGAGCGAGAACCTCGGGGACGTCCTCGAGGGGAGCATCGTCGCCACGAACGGCGAACTGCACGACGACTTCTTCGACCTCTTGAATCGGTCCGGAAAAGACTGGCTCACGCGACCCATCGACACGTTAGGCCCCGACTCCGAGTGA
- a CDS encoding NRDE family protein: MCTLTIAWRAFDEAPVVVAANRDEALDRPSEPPGVVSGDPAFVAPRDSEAGGTWIGYNETGLFVGITNRWVPVDGGGERSRGRLVRDALRCASAAAAKSLVEDAVTQAVYDGFNLVVADSEAAYLFEWDGELRTTAFDPGVHVVVNVGADGNFFEPPERPGVGRAQAENATAVRSALVSNPEASASEWRERAAAVLGDHEYGVCVHDPEGRFGTVSSSLVTLFADGSAEYEFAPGPPCETAYRRVESQV; this comes from the coding sequence GTGTGCACCCTGACGATCGCGTGGCGCGCGTTCGACGAGGCTCCCGTCGTCGTGGCGGCGAACCGCGACGAGGCGTTGGACCGGCCGTCGGAACCGCCCGGCGTCGTCTCGGGCGACCCGGCGTTCGTCGCGCCGCGGGATTCCGAGGCCGGTGGGACGTGGATCGGATACAACGAGACCGGTCTGTTCGTCGGCATCACGAACCGCTGGGTTCCGGTCGACGGCGGCGGCGAACGCTCCCGCGGGCGACTCGTCCGCGACGCTCTCCGGTGCGCGTCGGCGGCGGCGGCCAAATCGTTGGTCGAAGATGCAGTCACACAAGCCGTCTACGACGGGTTCAACCTCGTCGTCGCGGATTCGGAGGCCGCGTACCTGTTCGAGTGGGACGGCGAACTCCGGACGACGGCGTTCGACCCGGGCGTCCACGTCGTCGTCAACGTCGGCGCAGACGGCAACTTCTTCGAACCGCCCGAGAGACCGGGCGTCGGACGCGCACAGGCGGAGAACGCGACGGCCGTCAGGTCGGCGCTGGTCTCCAACCCCGAAGCGTCCGCGAGCGAGTGGCGCGAACGCGCCGCCGCGGTCCTCGGTGACCACGAGTACGGCGTCTGCGTCCACGACCCGGAGGGTCGCTTCGGAACCGTCTCGTCGTCTCTCGTCACCCTCTTTGCGGACGGGAGCGCGGAGTACGAGTTCGCCCCCGGCCCGCCCTGCGAGACGGCGTACCGACGGGTCGAAAGTCAAGTTTAA
- a CDS encoding class I SAM-dependent methyltransferase, with protein sequence MKKTIEEHADRFSEAAAEYDDAQDSEEYLACANLVVEHAAPTPDDVVLDLGTGTGAIALALAPNAKRVVGRDISEGMLEEARAKAGDAGIENVEFGEGRFRDPNYDGPADTGSSKTPRADARDARVDIVTSNFAMHHLSDEEKREAIGVVADLNPDRFVLGDVMFFGTPDPEEPFYSPEVDDPATVGVLVDALTDEGFVLTAVERVHEQVGVLVAERFGTAGERVDPTGESDEK encoded by the coding sequence ATGAAGAAGACGATTGAGGAACACGCCGACCGATTCTCCGAGGCGGCCGCCGAGTACGACGACGCACAGGACTCCGAGGAGTATCTCGCCTGCGCGAACCTCGTGGTCGAACACGCCGCACCGACGCCCGACGACGTGGTGTTGGACCTCGGGACGGGGACGGGCGCTATCGCTCTCGCCCTCGCGCCGAACGCGAAACGGGTCGTCGGACGCGACATCAGCGAGGGGATGCTCGAAGAGGCGCGAGCGAAGGCCGGAGACGCCGGGATAGAGAACGTCGAGTTCGGCGAGGGGCGGTTCCGCGACCCGAACTACGACGGCCCCGCGGACACCGGGTCGTCGAAGACGCCCCGAGCCGACGCTCGCGATGCTCGCGTCGATATCGTCACCTCGAACTTCGCGATGCACCACCTCTCCGACGAGGAGAAACGCGAGGCCATCGGCGTCGTCGCCGACCTGAACCCCGATAGGTTCGTCCTCGGCGACGTGATGTTCTTCGGGACACCCGACCCCGAGGAACCGTTCTACAGTCCCGAGGTGGACGACCCGGCGACGGTCGGCGTCCTCGTGGACGCGTTGACCGACGAGGGGTTCGTCCTCACCGCCGTCGAACGAGTCCACGAACAGGTGGGCGTGTTGGTCGCCGAACGGTTCGGAACGGCGGGCGAACGAGTCGATCCGACCGGCGAGTCGGACGAGAAGTAG
- the folP gene encoding dihydropteroate synthase: MEYHEAVNFLFDLRRFQVKPGTASVRSLLAEFGDPQDDVSFVQIAGSNGKGSTARMAESVLRESGLTVGLYTSPHFEDVRERIRVDGRKIPESALSRFVAEAKPWLIERAASGEPLTFFEVMTAMAVWRFADADVDVAVLEVGMGGELDATSVVDPVASAVTNVTLEHTAVLGDTVEEIAAQKVAVAPDDRPLVTGATGDALATIRDRTDDPITVGETGAETDSEPDVTVRYDGRVNHQESAVAVDGPSWSVEAAIPLLGAYQATNAGIACVVAEQAADEVGGDIDARTLERGLRRANWPGRFEVMEREPHVVLDGAHNPGACEELASVVGEFDFENLHLVFGAMHDKDHREMAAALPRPDSLVTCRPNNPRSEDPETLARVFENTGVEDVTVGDAVSTAVRTARERAGPRDCVLVVGSLFLVAEARTAWTRTVVEKRVRTLSDADDLLAGANVAAGDADRTREEAVHRVFRTTAQRRQARRLREEMLAVGGDCAVSGHRGEGELVDVVVTGTHAQFERLRENLRDAAEFALSEFGADIGGRLDASPPDREYPWTDGTAVMGILNVTPDSFHDGGEFRDRDDAVERAEAMVEAGVDIIDIGGESTRPGADVVPVEEEIARIVPVISDLAEMDALVSVDTRKADVARAALDAGADILNDVTGLEDPEMRFLAAERDVPVILMHSIDAPVVPGKDVAYDDVVADVIDELGERILLAEQAGVPRENVIVDPGLGFGKTAVEEFELLDRLGEFESLGCPLLVGHSHKSMFELVGEDAGDNLEATVAATAIAADRGADIVRVHDVRENVAAVNVAEATRDPSRFADRDD, encoded by the coding sequence ATGGAGTACCACGAGGCGGTCAACTTCCTCTTCGACCTCCGCCGGTTTCAGGTGAAGCCCGGCACTGCGTCGGTTCGGTCGCTCCTCGCCGAGTTCGGCGACCCGCAGGACGACGTTTCGTTCGTGCAGATCGCCGGGTCGAACGGAAAGGGAAGCACCGCCCGGATGGCCGAGTCGGTCCTCCGCGAGTCGGGTCTCACCGTCGGTCTCTACACGTCGCCGCATTTCGAGGACGTTCGCGAGCGAATCCGAGTGGACGGCCGGAAGATTCCGGAGTCCGCGCTCTCGCGGTTCGTCGCCGAGGCGAAACCGTGGCTGATCGAACGCGCCGCGTCCGGCGAACCGCTGACGTTCTTCGAGGTGATGACGGCGATGGCCGTCTGGCGATTCGCCGACGCCGACGTGGACGTGGCCGTCCTCGAAGTCGGCATGGGCGGGGAACTCGACGCGACGAGCGTCGTCGACCCCGTCGCCAGCGCGGTCACGAACGTGACGCTCGAACACACCGCCGTCCTCGGCGACACCGTCGAGGAGATTGCAGCGCAGAAAGTCGCCGTCGCTCCCGACGACAGACCCCTCGTCACCGGCGCGACGGGCGACGCCCTCGCGACGATTCGCGACCGGACGGACGACCCGATAACCGTCGGCGAGACGGGCGCGGAGACGGACTCCGAACCCGACGTGACCGTCCGGTACGACGGGCGGGTGAACCACCAAGAGTCCGCCGTCGCCGTCGACGGGCCGTCGTGGTCCGTCGAAGCCGCGATTCCGCTTTTGGGCGCGTACCAGGCGACGAACGCGGGAATCGCCTGCGTCGTCGCCGAACAGGCCGCCGACGAAGTGGGCGGAGATATCGACGCGAGGACGCTCGAACGCGGCCTGCGGAGGGCGAACTGGCCGGGGCGGTTCGAGGTGATGGAACGAGAACCGCACGTCGTCTTAGACGGCGCGCACAACCCCGGTGCCTGCGAGGAACTGGCGTCCGTCGTCGGGGAGTTCGACTTCGAGAACCTCCATCTCGTCTTCGGCGCGATGCACGACAAAGACCACCGCGAGATGGCGGCCGCGCTTCCGCGCCCCGACTCTCTCGTGACGTGCAGACCGAACAACCCCCGCTCGGAGGACCCCGAGACGCTGGCTCGGGTGTTCGAGAACACCGGCGTCGAGGACGTCACCGTCGGCGACGCCGTCTCCACCGCGGTTCGGACGGCCCGCGAACGGGCCGGCCCGAGAGACTGCGTCCTCGTCGTCGGCTCTCTCTTTCTCGTCGCGGAGGCCCGAACCGCCTGGACGCGGACGGTGGTCGAAAAGCGCGTCCGGACGCTCTCGGACGCCGACGACCTCCTCGCGGGGGCGAACGTCGCGGCGGGCGACGCCGACCGAACCCGCGAGGAGGCCGTCCACCGCGTCTTCCGGACGACCGCACAGAGAAGACAGGCCCGCCGTCTCCGCGAGGAGATGCTCGCCGTCGGCGGCGACTGCGCCGTCTCGGGGCACCGAGGCGAGGGCGAACTCGTCGACGTGGTCGTGACGGGGACGCACGCGCAGTTCGAGCGCCTGCGGGAGAACCTCCGAGACGCAGCGGAGTTCGCGCTCTCGGAGTTCGGCGCGGATATCGGAGGCCGACTCGACGCGTCGCCGCCGGACAGAGAGTATCCGTGGACGGACGGAACCGCGGTCATGGGCATTCTGAACGTCACGCCCGACAGTTTCCACGACGGCGGCGAGTTCCGCGACAGAGACGACGCCGTCGAACGGGCCGAGGCGATGGTGGAGGCGGGCGTCGATATCATCGACATCGGCGGCGAGTCCACGCGTCCCGGTGCGGACGTGGTGCCCGTCGAAGAGGAGATAGCGCGCATCGTCCCGGTCATATCGGACCTCGCGGAGATGGACGCTCTCGTCTCCGTGGACACGCGGAAGGCGGACGTCGCCCGCGCGGCACTCGACGCCGGGGCCGACATCCTCAACGACGTGACCGGGCTCGAAGACCCGGAGATGCGGTTTCTCGCCGCCGAACGCGACGTTCCGGTCATCCTGATGCACAGCATCGACGCCCCCGTCGTCCCCGGGAAGGACGTGGCGTACGACGACGTGGTCGCGGACGTGATAGACGAACTCGGCGAGCGAATCCTGCTGGCCGAACAGGCGGGCGTCCCCCGCGAGAACGTCATCGTAGACCCCGGCCTCGGGTTCGGAAAGACCGCAGTCGAGGAGTTCGAGTTGCTCGACCGACTCGGCGAGTTCGAATCGCTCGGCTGCCCCCTCCTCGTGGGACACTCTCACAAGTCGATGTTCGAACTCGTCGGCGAGGACGCGGGCGACAACCTCGAAGCCACCGTCGCCGCCACGGCCATCGCCGCGGACCGCGGGGCCGACATCGTCCGCGTCCACGACGTCCGCGAGAACGTCGCGGCGGTGAACGTCGCCGAGGCGACGCGGGACCCGAGTCGGTTCGCGGACCGAGACGACTGA
- a CDS encoding RNase P subunit p30 family protein has translation MYEAVYAHPDGDATVSRFAATAATHGFDGLVVRAVDASPEYETLREEVSVDLVDAAEVVAPHPRNASGSVGNFRPDHTVVVVRGGTNELNRFAVEQARVDVLARPFDGDGDVNHVLAKAARDNGVAIEANFGPVLRRTGGTRVRHLRKLRKLSRLLDHYDAPHVVSVGAESHLHVRSPRELAAVGEEIGLDGEFVREGLAAWGDIAARNRRRMSESFIAPGVERDGHEEDD, from the coding sequence ATGTACGAGGCGGTCTACGCGCACCCCGACGGCGACGCGACGGTGTCTCGGTTCGCGGCCACGGCGGCGACGCACGGGTTCGACGGACTCGTCGTCCGCGCCGTGGACGCGAGCCCGGAGTACGAGACGCTTCGAGAGGAGGTGTCCGTGGACCTCGTAGACGCCGCGGAGGTGGTCGCGCCGCACCCGAGAAACGCGAGCGGTTCGGTCGGCAACTTCCGCCCGGACCACACCGTCGTCGTCGTCCGCGGCGGGACGAACGAACTCAACCGCTTTGCGGTCGAACAGGCGCGCGTGGACGTTCTCGCCCGCCCGTTCGACGGCGACGGCGACGTCAATCACGTCCTGGCGAAGGCCGCCCGCGACAACGGCGTCGCGATAGAGGCGAACTTCGGCCCCGTCCTGCGGCGGACCGGCGGAACGCGGGTCCGACACCTGCGGAAACTCCGGAAACTCTCGCGACTCCTCGACCACTACGACGCGCCCCACGTCGTCAGCGTCGGCGCGGAGTCGCATCTCCACGTGCGGTCGCCGCGCGAACTGGCGGCCGTCGGCGAGGAAATCGGCCTCGACGGCGAGTTCGTACGCGAGGGACTCGCGGCGTGGGGCGATATCGCCGCGCGGAACCGCCGACGGATGTCCGAGTCGTTCATAGCCCCCGGCGTCGAACGTGACGGACATGAAGAAGACGATTGA
- a CDS encoding universal stress protein: MYERILVPTDGSDGTAAALEHALDIAQARGATVHALSVVDQRVRLAAGDEQRDAIENSLHDRAIAAVEDVAEAARDADVAVTTAVRKGVPYRCILDYADEHDVDLVVMGTHGRTGRDKLESLGSVTERVVQSTNRPVLVVNI; the protein is encoded by the coding sequence ATGTACGAACGAATACTCGTCCCGACGGACGGAAGCGACGGCACCGCCGCCGCACTCGAACACGCACTCGACATCGCCCAAGCGCGGGGGGCTACCGTCCACGCGCTCTCCGTGGTGGACCAACGCGTCCGCTTGGCGGCGGGCGACGAACAGCGAGACGCCATCGAGAACTCGCTTCACGACAGGGCGATAGCGGCCGTCGAGGACGTGGCGGAGGCCGCACGCGACGCCGACGTGGCGGTGACGACGGCCGTCCGAAAGGGCGTTCCGTACCGCTGCATCCTCGATTACGCCGACGAACACGACGTCGACTTGGTGGTGATGGGAACCCACGGAAGAACCGGGCGCGACAAACTCGAAAGCCTCGGCAGCGTCACCGAACGCGTCGTCCAGAGCACGAACCGCCCGGTTCTCGTGGTGAACATCTGA
- the psmA gene encoding archaeal proteasome endopeptidase complex subunit alpha has product MQGQAQQQAYDRGITIFSPDGRLYQVEYAREAVKRGTASVGVRTPDGVVLAADKRSRSPLMEPTSVEKLHKADTHIGLASAGHVADARQLIDFARRQAQVNRLRYGEPIGIETLTKNVTDHIQQYTQVGGARPFGVALLIGGVESGTPRLYETDPSGTPYEWKAVSIGADRGDLQEHLEENYSEDLSLEEGLGLALRAIASTNDDQLDAEGVDVATVSAETEEYVELTNNEIASYIEDNDLEPTDEDDADADAEDE; this is encoded by the coding sequence ATGCAGGGACAAGCCCAACAGCAGGCATACGACCGCGGGATAACGATTTTCTCGCCTGATGGCCGCCTCTATCAGGTCGAATACGCGCGGGAGGCGGTGAAGCGAGGCACGGCGAGCGTCGGCGTCCGAACGCCGGACGGCGTCGTTCTCGCCGCGGACAAGCGCTCTCGCTCTCCGCTCATGGAACCGACGAGCGTCGAGAAACTACACAAAGCGGACACCCATATCGGTCTGGCCTCCGCGGGCCACGTCGCCGACGCCCGCCAACTCATCGACTTCGCCCGCCGTCAGGCGCAGGTGAACCGACTGCGGTACGGCGAACCCATCGGCATCGAGACGCTGACGAAGAACGTCACGGACCACATCCAACAGTACACGCAGGTCGGCGGCGCGCGCCCCTTCGGCGTCGCCCTCCTCATCGGCGGCGTCGAAAGCGGAACGCCGCGCCTCTACGAGACGGACCCCTCGGGGACCCCCTACGAGTGGAAGGCCGTCTCCATCGGCGCGGACCGCGGTGACCTCCAAGAGCATCTCGAAGAGAACTACTCCGAGGACCTGAGCTTAGAGGAGGGTCTCGGACTCGCACTCCGGGCCATCGCCTCGACGAACGACGACCAACTCGACGCAGAGGGCGTCGACGTCGCCACCGTCTCCGCGGAGACGGAGGAGTACGTCGAACTGACGAACAACGAGATAGCGTCGTACATCGAAGACAACGACCTCGAACCGACCGACGAGGACGACGCCGACGCCGACGCCGAAGACGAGTAA
- a CDS encoding Rpp14/Pop5 family protein, giving the protein MKHLPKHIRPRWRYLAVGIETWPDADFDRGDFQRDLWYAAQNLYGDAGSADADLTVLSFRLEDGEGETMVRAHRGRTDRARAAVACVSRVGGDPVGLRIRGISGTVRACEESYLNGRTGGCEQRNVAFENESRPAVVRDSRVDVRGSDGFTGATKLDFE; this is encoded by the coding sequence ATGAAGCACCTCCCGAAACACATCCGCCCGCGGTGGCGGTATCTCGCGGTCGGTATCGAGACGTGGCCCGACGCCGACTTCGACCGCGGCGACTTCCAACGCGACCTGTGGTACGCCGCACAGAACCTCTACGGCGACGCGGGGAGCGCAGACGCCGACCTGACCGTCCTCTCGTTTCGCCTCGAAGACGGCGAGGGCGAGACGATGGTCCGCGCACACCGAGGCCGAACCGACCGCGCCCGCGCCGCAGTCGCCTGCGTGAGTCGCGTCGGCGGCGACCCGGTCGGCCTCCGAATCCGCGGGATTTCGGGCACAGTGCGTGCCTGTGAGGAAAGTTATTTGAACGGCCGGACCGGAGGTTGTGAACAGAGAAACGTCGCGTTCGAGAACGAATCCCGTCCCGCCGTCGTCCGCGACTCGCGGGTCGACGTGCGAGGTTCGGACGGGTTCACGGGCGCGACGAAACTCGATTTCGAGTGA